In the genome of Dioscorea cayenensis subsp. rotundata cultivar TDr96_F1 chromosome 1, TDr96_F1_v2_PseudoChromosome.rev07_lg8_w22 25.fasta, whole genome shotgun sequence, one region contains:
- the LOC120262324 gene encoding WAT1-related protein At1g43650-like codes for MGGVMERMNRMKDPICIIFVQLFAMGMLLLSKISLNQGMFVFTLLAYRNFVGFIFLIPFSLYFERDLRNKLSWKAIFWIFITALLWIPVALGLYYYGLRDTTATYSSNFLNLIPIGTFIFAVIFRLEKLELRKTSGKVKLGGTLLCVAGAMVLSLYKGKTFHIWSSHKNHVNTTVLVKKKHNWTRGTLFLIASCLGYSFWFLAQAKLSTVFQAKYSATMLVGLFGGLQSLIVGISINREKSTWKLGWNLQLLTIFYSGMLSTGATFCLLSYVIARRGPTYPSMFNPLAITFTMIIESLFMGQELSIGSLLGMVMIIGGLYAFLWGKGKEAVKASEDKDVCPNIKKSSMEEQVSSGETRVSSSSNIGPQSIVLNEIKASS; via the exons ATGGGTGGAGTGATGGAGAGGATGAACAGAATGAAGGATCCGATATGCATTATATTTGTGCAACTCTTTGCAATGGGGATGCTCTTGCTCTCCAAAATTTCACTAAATCAAGGAATGTTCGTATTCACGCTTCTTGCTTACCGAAACTTTGTCGGTTTTATCTTCCTCATTCCTTTTAGTCTCTACTTTGAAAG AGACTTGAGAAACAAACTCAGTTGGAAAGCAATTTTCTGGATTTTCATCACTGCATTACTatg GATCCCAGTGGCATTAGGGCTATATTATTATGGTTTAAGGGATACAACAGCTACATATTCCTCAAATTTTCTCAATTTAATTCCTATTGGTACATTtatttttgctgtgattttcag ATTAGAGAAGCTTgagctaagaaaaacaagtgGAAAGGTAAAACTTGGTGGCACATTATTATGTGTGGCAGGAGCAATGGTGCTTAGTCTTTACAAAGGTAAAACTTTCCATATTTGGTCTTCTCACAAAAACCATGTCAACACTACCGTGCTAGTCAAGAAGAAGCACAATTGGACAAGAGGAACTTTATTTTTGATTGCAAGTTGTTTGGGTTATTCTTTTTGGTTCCTAGCCCAg GCTAAATTGTCTACAGTTTTCCAAGCCAAGTATTCAGCTACTATGTTGGTGGGATTGTTTGGAGGTTTACAATCTCTAATTGTAGGGATTTCTATCAATAGAGAAAAATCCACTTGGAAGTTGGGATGGAATTTGCAACTTTTGACAATTTTTTACTCg GGAATGTTAAGTACGGGAGCAACATTTTGTTTGCTTTCATATGTAATTGCTCGTCGTGGCCCTACATATCCGTCGATGTTCAACCCTCTTGCAATTACATTTACCATGATCATTGAATCTCTCTTCATGGGTCAAGAATTATCTATCGGaag TTTATTGGGAATGGTTATGATTATTGGAGGATTATATGCATTTCTTTggggaaaaggaaaagaagcagTGAAAGCAAGTGAAGATAAAGATGTATGTCCAAATATAAAGAAGTCTTCAATGGAAGAGCAAGTGAGTTCTGGTGAAACTAGAgtttcatcatcttcaaataTTGGTCCTCAGAGCATTGTATTGaatgaaatcaaagcaagctCATGA
- the LOC120259102 gene encoding polygalacturonase 1 beta-like protein 2 has translation MSFTRNNLFTFFTLFFFFFFVNVDHSLQSNTFSISNINPLSPQASLRRHWSRLFPSITIPGFLLSKSSPLNASQVAVFSNYLHSGNLHSHFPSFCSAANLFCDFSNSPLFNHHHLHANTEFKNYKNMEFKKYQKECLLSGQSFKNYSSGENVGHDFFSNYGQENTGSREEFTGYAGKTNVGGSGFTNYATDSNGEASDFKLYGGQSNLQGHQFKNYGSDSSAGVQSFTSYSEDSNVVKHGFKAYGSKANAILNQFSSYSTQSNMAKNEFKLYNEAGNGAIDLFKGYAGATNVGKNEFQAYDVVANGGVEQFMGYGGDGANVPKNVFKSYGKGTNTPVEIFTNYGNSSGPSTTKFVEYGKDAIGVASTKFSTYLGNETSSSFKDYFNSVTSFNGYNNTSSTSSVEPGKFFRRRDITEGKVIVMPDIRDKMPKRSFLPRALAKLLPMRSGVFMSKMPEAKTVIDRTIWECERAGAKGETKRCVSTIEEMSEFASEMIGKRARVRTTESTVGSGMEVEVRKVKGGEEVKVVSCHQSMFPYLVYYCHAVPRVEGYEVEVKVVGMKEEMVNVGVVVCHVDTSEWSEGHEAFMALGFGPGKIEVCHWIYENDLAWFPW, from the coding sequence ATGTCTTTCACTAGAAACAACCTTTTTACATTTTtcaccttgttcttcttcttcttcttcgtcaatGTTGATCACTCACTTCAATCAAACACATTCAGCATCAGCAACATCAATCCTTTGTCTCCTCAAGCTTCTCTTCGCCGGCACTGGTCCCGTCTCTTCCCGTCCATTACTATCCCTGGTTTCTTACTCTCCAAATCATCGCCGTTAAACGCCAGCCAAGTTGCCGTCTTCTCCAACTACCTTCACTCCGGCAACCTCCACTCTCACTTCCCCTCCTTCTGCTCCGCAGCCAACCTCTTCTGTGACTTCTCTAACTCTCCTCtctttaatcatcatcatcttcatgcCAACACTGAATTCAAGAACTACAAGAACATGGAGTTCAAGAAGTACCAGAAGGAGTGCTTATTAAGTGGTCAATCATTCAAGAACTATTCTTCAGGGGAAAACGTTGGCCATGATTTCTTTTCCAATTATGGTCAAGAGAACACTGGAAGTAGAGAAGAGTTCACTGGTTATGCAGGGAAAACAAATGTAGGTGGTTCTGGATTCACAAATTATGCAACTGATAGCAATGGTGAGGCTTCTGATTTCAAGCTCTACGGAGGCCAAAGCAACCTCCAAGGTCATCAGTTCAAGAACTACGGCTCCGACAGCAGTGCCGGTGTTCAAAGTTTCACTTCCTACTCCGAAGACTCCAATGTCGTCAAGCATGGATTCAAGGCTTACGGTTCGAAAGCGAATGCGATCTTGAATCAGTTCTCTTCATACTCAACTCAATCCAATATGGCGAAGAACGAGTTCAAGTTGTATAACGAGGCCGGCAACGGAGCGATAGACCTGTTCAAGGGTTACGCCGGAGCGACGAATGTCGGTAAGAATGAATTCCAAGCATATGATGTTGTAGCTAATGGAGGGGTGGAGCAGTTCATGGGCTATGGAGGAGATGGAGCAAATGTGCCAAAGAATGTCTTCAAATCATATGGAAAAGGGACAAACACACCGGTTGAGATCTTCACAAACTATGGGAATTCTTCAGGCCCTTCAACCACTAAATTTGTTGAGTATGGCAAAGATGCCATTGGAGTAGCTTCGACGAAATTCTCGACGTATCTCGGCAATGAAACTAGTTCATCATTCAAAGATTACTTCAATTCAGTAACAAGTTTCAATGGTTACAACAATACTAGCAGTACTTCTTCTGTGGAGCCAGGGAAGTTCTTTAGAAGAAGAGATATAACTGAAGGGAAGGTGATAGTGATGCCGGATATTAGAGATAAGATGCCGAAGAGATCGTTCTTGCCACGAGCATTGGCGAAGCTATTGCCGATGAGGTCTGGTGTGTTTATGAGTAAAATGCCGGAAGCGAAAACTGTGATCGACAGGACAATTTGGGAGTGTGAGAGAGCAGGAGCTAAAGGAGAGACTAAGAGATGTGTTAGCACTATTGAGGAGATGTCGGAGTTTGCATCGGAGATGATCGGAAAGAGAGCAAGAGTGAGGACAACGGAGAGCACGGTGGGGTCAGGGATGGAGGTGGAGGTGAGGAAAGTGAAGGGAGGGGAGGAAGTAAAGGTGGTATCATGCCATCAGAGTATGTTTCCATATTTGGTGTATTACTGCCATGCAGTGCCTAGGGTTGAAGGGTATGAAGTGGAGGTGAAGGTGGTGGGGATGAAGGAGGAGATGGTGAATGTTGGAGTGGTGGTTTGCCACGTGGACACTAGTGAGTGGAGTGAAGGGCATGAAGCGTTCATGGCGTTAGGGTTTGGTCCCGGGAAGATTGAGGTTTGTCATTGGATCTATGAGAATGATCTTGCTTGGTTTCCATGGtga